The genomic segment CGGCGACCCGGATCTCGAAGAACTCGTCGAGGTTGGAGGAGAAAATCAGCAGGAACATCAGCCGGTTGAGCAGCGGGTGCGCGGTGTCCAGCGCCTGCTCGAGCACGCGGATATTGAACTGCAGGTGCGACAGCTCGCGATTCAGGTAGAGCGATGGGTCGTCGAGATCGAGCGCTGCCGGGTCGCCCTTGGCGCGCACCCCGGTGCGGGTCCGGTTGACCCGCAGCGGCAGCGGTTCGGCCGCCGCGGGCGTCTCTGCGGGCGGCGGCGACTGGTCGGGGTCTGGCACGGCGCGCGGGTCTTGCATCTCGCCTCCTCAGGCAGAAGAAGGGCCCCGCGGCTGGATGCGGTCCCTTGCGGTTAGCTGGCGAGCAGGCGCGCCGCTCGCTTGGCAAAGTAGGTCAGCACGCCGTCGGCGCCGGCGCGCTTGAAGCACATCAGCGACTCGAGCATCACCTTGTCGGCGTCGAGCCAGCCCTGCTCGAAGGCCGCCATGTGCATGGCGTACTCGCCGCTGACCTGATAGGCGAAGGTCGGCACTCGAAGCTCCTCCTTGACCCGCCGCACCACGTCGAGATACGGCATGCCAGGCTTGACCATCACCATGTCGGCGCCCTCGGCGATATCCATGGCCACCTCGTGGAGCGCCTCGTCGCCGTTGGCGGGGTCCATCTGGTAGGTGCTCTTGTCGGCGCGGCCGAGGTTGCCCGCCGAGCCCACCGCATCGCGGAACGGCCCGTAGTAGCTCGAGGCGTACTTGGCGCTGTAGGCCATGATGCGCGTGTTGTGCAGGTGCTCCTGCTCTAGCACGCTGCGGATCGCCGCGATGCGCCCGTCCATCATGTCCGAGGGGGCCACCACGTCGGCGCCGGCCTCGGCGTGGGACAGCGCCTGCTTGAGCAGGGTCTCCACGGTGCGATCGTTGTGCACGTAGCCCGTTTCATCGAGGATCCCGTCCTGGCCGTGGCTGGTGTAGGGGTCGAGGGCCACGTCGGTGATCACGCCCAGCTCGGGCAGGGCCGCCTT from the Halomonas sp. 1513 genome contains:
- a CDS encoding delta-aminolevulinic acid dehydratase (catalyzes the formation of porphobilinogen from 5-aminolevulinate) codes for the protein MNLGTSRQFPAARLRRMRKDDFSRRMMRESTLTAADLIWPVFVLEGSGRREAVPSMPGVERLSLDLLIDEAREAFELGIPALALFPVVDAELKSELAEEAYSANGLVQRSVRELKAALPELGVITDVALDPYTSHGQDGILDETGYVHNDRTVETLLKQALSHAEAGADVVAPSDMMDGRIAAIRSVLEQEHLHNTRIMAYSAKYASSYYGPFRDAVGSAGNLGRADKSTYQMDPANGDEALHEVAMDIAEGADMVMVKPGMPYLDVVRRVKEELRVPTFAYQVSGEYAMHMAAFEQGWLDADKVMLESLMCFKRAGADGVLTYFAKRAARLLAS